CACCTCGGTTTCCGTGATGCGGGCCTGGTCATCATCCTGTCCGGTCAGTCCCTTGATCAGGGATTTGATTTTTGGGTCGGGAAAGATCTCAAAGAATGGCTTGTCCGGAACGTGGTCTTCATCACACCCGGCCAGATCGCAAACCATCCGGTTGAAATCCACGATGAAGCCTTCGGCAAGATCCAGGAGAAAAATTGCGTCATTGCTTTGGTCCAGAATGGCTCGAAAGCGTTGCAGCTGCTGAACACGTGCCTGAAGTTCCGGATAGTAGCTCTTGCGGACCGAGCTTTCGCCCAGGCCGATGAGCTTTTCCCGTAGGGAGGAGGATTTTTTTCGGCTCTTCCTGTCCGGGGGCGTGTCAGAGCGCCTGCGCATAAATCTCCGTGACCTCTTGTTCGGTCAAAGATTTGGGGTTGGTGGCCATGCAGGGGTCGTCCAGGGCAAATCGTGCCAGACCGGGCAGGTCGTCCCTGGCAACGCCCAGGCTGGAGAGGGTTTGGTCCACGCCCACGCGGTGTTTGAGTTGGCGAATTGTTTCGGTGATGGTTTCGCATTGTTCGTCCTGCCCCATCTCGGAATCGAGCGAAGCGCCTAGCGCTGCGCCGATTCGGGCATAGCGCTCCGGTGCGGCCGAAAAGTTATGGGCGATGACGTGTTCTAGGAGAATGGCGTTGCATTGGCCGTGGGGCAGGTCCATCAGCCCGCCCAGGCTGTGCGCCAGGGCATGGACGGCACCGAGGATGGCGTTGGAAAACGCGAGTCCGGCGTAGAGGCTGCCGAGCTGCATTCCGGCCCGGGCTTCCAGGTCTGCAGGGTGCTCCATGCACCGGGGAAGATAGCTGCGGATGGCGCGGACCGCTTCCAGGGCGAAGATGTCCGTGATCGGCGAGGAAGCGTTGGACACATAGGCTTCGATGGCATGGGTGAGCGCGTCCAGCCCGGTGTGGGCGGTGAGGTCCGGGGGCATGGTGCTGGTGAGCTGTGGGTCCAGCAGCGAGGCGTCCGGCACAACGGCCTTGCTCACAATGGCGATTTTGACTTTGCGCACGGAGTCCAGAATGATGGCGAATTGGGAAACGTCCGCGGAACTGCCCGAGGTGGTGGGCAGGCAGATCAGGGGCGGGCCGGGCCGCGGCACATTGTCCACTCCTTCGAATTCAAGCACGTGGCGGTCGTTCGTGACCACAATGCCGATCCCCTTGGCCGCGTCCATGGGGCTGCCGCCGCCCACGGCGACAATGGCGTTGCAGTCATTTTGCCTATAAATGTCGGCACCTTGCATACACTCTGTGTCGCGTGGATTGGGAGAGATGTCCGAAAAGAGGGTGACCTTGTGACCGTACTCACGCAAAGAAGCGGCCGTAGCATCGGCCC
The Paucidesulfovibrio gracilis DSM 16080 DNA segment above includes these coding regions:
- the ercA gene encoding alcohol dehydrogenase-like regulatory protein ErcA — its product is MNFTNPLDLRKFVAPEFITGKDSATLAGRYARNLGGERVLLVTDAGVIESGWADATAASLREYGHKVTLFSDISPNPRDTECMQGADIYRQNDCNAIVAVGGGSPMDAAKGIGIVVTNDRHVLEFEGVDNVPRPGPPLICLPTTSGSSADVSQFAIILDSVRKVKIAIVSKAVVPDASLLDPQLTSTMPPDLTAHTGLDALTHAIEAYVSNASSPITDIFALEAVRAIRSYLPRCMEHPADLEARAGMQLGSLYAGLAFSNAILGAVHALAHSLGGLMDLPHGQCNAILLEHVIAHNFSAAPERYARIGAALGASLDSEMGQDEQCETITETIRQLKHRVGVDQTLSSLGVARDDLPGLARFALDDPCMATNPKSLTEQEVTEIYAQAL